The DNA window TATTCATTTTACTTCTCCTGATGGAGATATCCGTTCGTTGGTCGTCACATCGGCTTCTCATTCGGAAGGAAAGTCGACTACGGCTTCGAATTTAGCGATTGTTTTTGCTCAAGAAGGCAAGCGTGTTTTATTCATCGATGCTGATATGAGAAAACCGACTATGCACCATACATTTAATATTGCCAATACAAGAGGGCTTTCAACGGTATTGAGTCGTCAAATCGCATTGAAAATGGCAATTCAGCCTGCTGAAATCAAAAACCTAGACCTTTTGCCATCTGGTCCAATTCCACCGAATCCTGCAGAATTGCTGAGTTCGAATCATATGGATTTTCTTCTTGAACACGCCTTAGACACCTACGATTTACTAATCTTTGATACACCGCCCGTATTATCTGTCACAGATAGTGTGATTTTAGCGAATAAATGCGAAGGTACAATTTTAGTGGTGAACTCAGGAAAGACCGAAAAGGCCTATGCGCTTAAAGCAAAAGAAGCCATTACTACTGCGACAAAAGCTCGCTTGCTCGGTGCCGTGCTGAATAATGTCAAAGTTCAACAGGAAAGTGATTATGGGCAGTATTACGGAGTTGAAAGATAGTAGATTCCGAGTAGTTGAACGGTGAAATTCTATTCTGCTGACTCTGTACCAAGGCACTAAGCTTTAAAAGTAACTTTTCTATATATACAGTAAAAAAGTTCAATCAGTTATTGATTGAACTTTTTTGTATTTTATTTTGTCCGTTGTTGTAAACTGATTGGACGAAGCGTCCCCCAACGAGAAACGTCTATAGTCACTTGCAAGTCACGCGCTGCTTCAAGTTGAGGGCCCATCCCTTGTTCGACGTAAAATTGTTCTAATTGTGGTGCAGTGACGTTACCATTGTAAACAGAACCTTTAATGGCTCCGAAGAAAGCTTCATTTTCAATACGATCGATAACCGCATAGCCATCATCTGCCGATTTCAAAGTAAAATAAACAGAATCGTCATTGTTGATAGAAGCTGACTGCAAATCGGGGTATTGCAGCGCAACATATTCACCGTAAAATGGATCAACTGGATCAAAAGGTTCAGCTCTTAACACATACTGCTCGCCGAACCATGACGCTGCGTAATAACTAACCAGTAGAATTAAGACGACGGCTGTTTGGACGATTGGGAAGAGCCAGGTTTTCATGACGTGACACCTTCTTTCCGGCGATTGATCCACCAGGCTACAGCTGATAACAGGAACAACAGCAAAGCGCCAAGCAAGAAGAACAGCGACATGTCGAGGCGTTCCCATGCATAGATGATATAAATAACAAACTGTACAACGATGAAATAGACAAATCCTAGTCCAAGAGGTTGATTTTGACGCTGGGCCATAATTAAGTAGGCAAGGCCCCCTAATTCCGCAACAACTGCAAGGCCAATCGCTGTTTCGTCATAGAGCAATAACCCAATGGTGCCAGGAAGTGCGATCCACATGAGAGAACGGAATTTGAAAAAACTGAAAAGCAGAACGGCGATACCAGCAAAAGCTAGAGCGACGGCTTCTGCGAAATGACTTTTATCAATCAAACCAATGAACGTTTGTCCGCGAATCGCTAAGTATACGACGATTAGCATACCTGCTGTAATTAGATAAAGCGGTCGCACCATTCGCTGCTTGTTTTCAGGAATAATGGCGAACAACAAGACGAGCGCAAACAAAGTCCAAATTGGCCATAGTGTACTGTTGTAATCTACTAGAATCCATAGCATAAAACCAGAAGCGAATAGCAACATCCAACTGAATGCCAAAGGGGCAAAGGTTCGACTAAAGTAAAACCAAGCTGCTGCAATAACAATGAAGACGCTCCATTCTAGCCAACCGATTTCAGGCACAAATGAGATTAAAACAGCTGCTCCAAAGAAAAATCCGAGAAAAGAATAAATAACATGTCGCCAGTAAAAGTAGTGAGCGATAGTGGCCAAAAACAGCGCCCAAGGCAAAAAGGAATTTGCCAGTGGAAAATGGAAAGTTTGTGCCACTGTCAGCAAAGTAGCACCAAACATGGCGAGACCAATGACCCTAAACAGCAGAGGATAACCAAAAGCTTTTTTCTCTGAAAAATAAGCAACACTATAAAATAGCCACATTAATGACAGCATCAGCCCGACTTTAGCTCCATCAGGTATCAACTGCCAGTTTGCTGCGATAAAGCTAAAGACGGCAAGAGAGAAGAAAATGAACCCAATCATCAAAAGCAACGGTAATTTTTTAGGCGCAGGTTGACGTTTTTCAAATGCTAAAAGTCTGTCTACCGTGTCTTGATCTATTAACGAAGCTTGTTGCCATTGCTTTATTTTTTTCTCCATATCCATAGCTAATCCCTCCCATACTCTTACTATGATTATAGTCCTGAAATAGTAGGAATGACAGTTGTGAGAGAGGAATAAGATACATTTACCCCAAAAAATAATGGGATGTTCAGCAAAATTAAGTTTAAGAAATTGCCTCAAATAGATTTCGAGAAAAGGACATTTTTTTAGAGTTGGCTAAGTTGAAAAGAGGGCTTGGTAACCAAATTAAGAGTCAGTGCCTTTTCAAAAAATGACAAAGTGGTTATGCGAAAAAGTGTTCAGCCGAATACTTAACGTGACACTAAGTCTCTTTATAGTAAAGATTTTTCTCGCTTTCTAAAATTGCTAAGTTAATAGCTTCAAGGGGTTTTTCAATCATTTGCCCATGTCCAACTGCTAGCAACTGAGGGGTTAGCTGGCGAATTTTATGAGCACTTTCAAGAGCTACTTGTTTGTCCCAAGTCGCAAAAGCAGGAAATGGAAATAATATTTTGACTGTACCGGAAACGGCGATACCGCCGCGTGTTTGGAAAGCGTCACCGGCAACGAGAAATCGGTTGCGCGTATCAATTAATGAAATGGAACCAGGTGTGTGACCAGGTGTACTTATGACTTCGAGTGAACCAATTCTGTCACCTTCTTCGAGAAGGCGATCAGGCGGCGTTTTGATCGTTTTCGGAATGCCACCTTTTATCGGTAAATTGGGCTCACCAGAGAGCAGGCTAGTGTCACCAGCAAGCAGGCGAGCGTCGCGCGAAGACATACTAACGACAACGTCAGGCCATTCCTGTTTGATAGCATCAAGTGCACCCAAGTGATCGATATGTGCATGGGTAATGACAATCTGGGTTAACGGTTTTTTCATGACCTTGATTGATAATAAAATCTGTTTGGCAGTAAATCCTAAGGCTGCATCAATTAAAGTTAACTCTTTTCCTTCATCTACGACATAGCAATTTATAGGGAAAAATCGGGGCATAAATGTTAATTGGTAAATAGGTCCTTTTTTGGTCATCTGCATTTTCGCTCCGCTCCTCCTGAATCAAGTGTAGGTCACTCTATTTTATCCTATTGATAGGGTTTGGACAGTAAATGACAGGAGTTGGACAGTATTCTATCTGAACTGGACAGTATTTCGCCAGTTTGGACAGTATTTTAAGAGAATCGGATAGTATATCCATAAAATGGTAATAATAGCGCGCCGCACAATGTGATTCGTGAAGAAAAACTGACTTTTCTTATTTTTCTCATTATAATGAAGGGAAAGGAGATGTTCTTATGAGATATTTCGCGGTATTATTGCCCATGAAAGACGCTGACAAAAGTCAGGAGTTTCGAGCACAGCACTTGGCATTTCTAGCAGCCCAGCGCAACAGTGGACAAGTAGTAGTCAATGGGAAATTTGTAGATGGCTCTGGCGGACTTGTTATTTACCGAGCTGAGTCATTTGCAAACTGTGAAGCATTGGTGAAGGCAGATCCGTACATCGTAGAAGGTGCCAGAAAATACGAAATCTTTGAATGGGAAGCGGTTTGGGCGGATAATGGTACGTAAAGGGATGGCAACAATTTGAGGAGGAAACCTGGTGCATGAGTTAAAAGGCGTTTTGCCTGTTTTGCGCAATATGAAAGAATTTGAACGCTTACTAAATAGCGATCATGAGTACATCATTTTTTTGGAGATTCGGTTGGCGCAGTTAAAGCAATTGGTACAAGTCGCCAAAGCAGCGAATAAAAAAGTGATTTTGCATGTGGATTTGATTCAAGGACTGAAAACAGATGCTTATGGATTCGAGTATCTGGTTAGAGAAGTGAAACCAGATGGTGTCGTTTCAACACGAAGCAATGTTATCTCCTTGGCGAAGAAGAATAAGCTGCTGACGATTCAACGTTTGTTTTTGCTAGACAGTCAGGCGCTTGAGCACAACATCAAGTTAATCAATCAAGTGAAACCCGATTACATCGAAATTTTGCCGGGAATCATTCCTTCTGTTATCAAGGAAGTTTTCGATAAAACGGGGATCCCGGTTATTGCGGGTGGACTGATTCGGACAAAAGAGGACATTCAACTTGCTTACGATGGCGGAGCAAAAGCCATTTCCACATCACAACCAGAATTATGGAAAATATAACGGTTGACAGCGTTTTCATTAACTGATAACTTTATACTTACAAGTTAAGAACTGTGTTGGAGAAATGGAGACCCGCACTGAAACAAGCACCTTTAAAAAAAGAGTGTCTGGTTCAGTGTGGGTCTTTTCGTTTTCTTCTAATCCGTTCTGAAGCTAAAAACAAAGGGGTGTAAAACGATGACGGAATTTTTAGCAGAAGTAATTGGTACGATGATTTTGATTATCTTTGGTGGTGGCGTTGTGGCAGGTGCAGTTTTAAAAGATTCGAAAGCGGAAAATGGTGGTTGGGTTTTGATCACGCTTGCTTGGGGTCTAGCGGTTACAATGGGTGTCTATGCAGTAGGGAATTTTTCAGGAGCGCATTTAAATCCGGCAGTAACACTTGGTCTTGCGTCTGTTGGTGACTTTCCTTGGGCAAAAGTACCCGTTTACATTGCAGCACAAATACTCGGTGCCATTTTCGGTGCAGTTATTGTTTTCTTAAATTATTTACCGCACTGGAGACGGACTGAAGACAAAGCTGCGAAACTAGCGGTTTTTGCTACAGGTCCAGCGATTCGTCGACCATTCTCTAACTTAGTTAGTGAAATTATTGGTACAGCTGTATTAGTAATGGGCTTATTGTTTATTGGTGCCAATGACTTTACTGAAGGCTTAAATCCGTTAATCGTTGGTGCGTTGATCGTTGCAATCGGGATGTCGCTAGGGGGCACAACAGGATATGCGATTAACCCTGCGCGTGACTTAGGTCCACGTATTGCACACGCTTTGCTGCCAATTCCAGGTAAAGGAAGCTCTGACTGGTCATATGCGTGGGTACCAGTTGTCGGTCCTGTTTTTGGTGGTATTTACGGAGCATTGTTTTATAAAGCTATGTTTACCGGTGCATATGATTTACCATTTTGGGTTATGAGCGCCGTCTTATTGCTAGTATTATTTGGAGCAGCAAGTGTAGAATTGAGAAAAGAGCATACAACTGCAGATACAATCGAAGAAAAAATTTCGTAACTTATAATAGGAGGAGATCATTTTGAGCAAAGATTATATTTTATCCATAGACCAAGGGACGACGAGTTCGCGTGCAGTATTATTCAATCATAAAGGTGAAATCGTTGAATCGAGTCAGCAAGAATTTCAGCAATTCTTTCCGAAACCAGGCTGGGTAGAGCATGATGCCAATGAAATCTGGACTTCCGTACTGGCATGTATAGCAGAAGTACTACGCAAATCAGACATTAGCCCAAGCCAAATTGCCGGCATTGGGATTACCAACCAACGTGAAACGACAGTCGTTTGGGACCGCCATACAGGCAAACCAATTTATAAGGCGATCGTTTGGCAGTCACGTCAAACAGATGGTATTTGCACCGAATTAAAAGAACAAGGGTTAAACGAAGTGTTCCGTAAGAAAACCGGTCTGTTGATTGATGCTTACTTCTCAGGAACGAAAGTAAAATGGATTCTTGATAATGTTGAAGGCGCACGTGAAAAAGCGGATAATGGCGACTTAATGTTTGGAACCATTGATACGTGGCTGGTCTATAAACTGTCAGGCGGTAAAGCGCACGTCACGGATTACAGTAACGCGTCGCGTACATTGATGTACAATATTTATGACTTGGAATGGGATCAGGAATTATTGGATATTTTGACAGTGCCAAAGAGTATGCTGCCAGAAGTGCGTCAATCATCTGAAGTTTATGCCAATACGATCGATTATCATTTCTTCGGCCATGAAGTACCGATTGCCGGTATGGCTGGAGATCAGCAAGCTGCGCTATTCGGTCAAGCTTGCTTTGAAAAAGGCATGGCGAAAAACACATACGGCACAGGCTGTTTCATGTTGATGAACACCGGTGAAAAAGGTGTCGATTCGGAACACGGACTATTGACAACATTGGCATGGGGTGTTGACGGGAAAGTTGAATATGCGCTTGAAGGCAGTATTTTTGTAGCAGGTTCAGCAATTCAATGGTTGCGTGATGGTTTGCAAATCATTGAAAATGCACCAGAAAGTGAAAACTACGCGATGCAAGTTGATTCGACAGACGGCGTTTATATGGTACCAGCATTTGTCGGACTTGGAACGCCTTACTGGGATACCGATGCACGCGGTGCAGTTTTCGGTCTAACACGCGGAACAACAAAGGCTCATTTCATTCGTGCAACACTTGAGGCGCTCGCATACCAGACAAAAGACGTTGTAGATGTTATGATAGAAGATGCAGGGATTGAGTTAAAGACTTTGCGTGTTGATGGTGGCGCAGTTGCTAACGATTTGCTTATGCAGTTCCAAAGTGATATTCTAGATGTTCCTGTAGAACGTCCAGTCGTTCAGGAAACGACAGCTCTAGGCGCAGCTTATTTAGCGGGCCTTGCAGTTGGATTCTGGAAAGACAAAGAAGAAATCGCACAGCAATGGAAGATCGACAAGAGCTTTACATGTGATATGCCAGTTGAAACAAGCGAAAAGCTTTACGAAGGCTGGAAAAACGCAGTAGCGGCAACACGATCATTTAAACCAGCAAAATAACTTACAAGTTAATCATGAGAGATATACGGCCGGAGACTTTGAGAGACCAAGCCAGTTTAGCAGAAAAATTCTGCAACTGTGCCTGGATCTCTCTTTTTATATGGAAAAACGGGTATACAAGTTTGACAGGGAATAGATTGAACACGCCACGTCGATCGGTAGGCCCGCAAGAACACAATTTTTGGGAATCGTAGCAGTAAAAACTCATCTAAAAAAAGGAGCAGATTAACTTATGAAATTTTCAAGCTTAAACAGAAATGAACGTTATAACCAGATGAAACAGTCACAACTAGATGTACTAGTCATTGGTGGAGGAATCACAGGTGCTGGGATCGCACTGGATGCGTCCGTACGTGGCATGAATGTAGCAGTCGTGGAGATGCAGGATTTTGCAGCAGGTACAAGTAGTCGTTCTACCAAATTGGTTCACGGAGGGTTGCGCTACCTAAAGCAATTTGAAGTGAAAATGGTTGCGGAAGTCGGCAAGGAACGCGAAATTGTTTATGAAAATGGACCACATGTGACTACCCCTGAATGGATGCTTTTGCCATTTTACAAAGGTGGAACGTTTGGACCACTCAGCACAAATGTCGGCTTGCGTGTGTATGATTTTTTAGCAGGTGTTAAAAAAGACGAACGTCGTAAAATGTTAAGCAAAGAAGAAACATTGCGCCGCGAGCCTTTATTAAAGAAAAAAGACCTTAAAGGCGGAGGGTATTACGTCGAATACAAAACCGATGACGCACGCCTAACGATGGAAGTTATGAAAAAAGCGATTGAAAAAGGCGCAATGGCAATGAATTACGCAAAAGTCAAAAGCTTTATCTACGATAACGGTAAAGTAGTCGGTATTGAAGTAGAAGATCAAATCAACGGCACAATTCATGAATTATTTGCGAAAAAAATCGTCAATGCGGCTGGTCCATGGGTTGATACATTGCGCGACGAAGATCACTCGAAATTTGGCAAGACTCTTCAGCTAACAAAAGGCATTCACTTAGTTTTTGATGGCCGTAGATTCCCGTTAAAACAAGCCATCTATTTTGATATGCCAGATGGCCGGATGGCATTTGCGATTCCGCGTCAAGGCAAAGTTTATGTAGGAACAACGGATACGGTTTACAAGCAAGATATTGCACATCCAACGATGACGTTAGAAGACCGGAATTATGTCTTGAAAGCGGTCGACTTTATGTTCCCAGAAGTCGCGATTACGGAACAAGATGTTGAATCTAGCTGGGCTGGTTTACGTCCGTTGGTTCATGAAGAAGGCAAGGACCCCTCTGAAATTTCACGAAAAGATGAAATTTTCGTTTCGGATTCTGGTTTGATTTCGATTGCGGGTGGTAAATTGACCGGCTACCGTAAAATGGGCGAAAGCATCGTCAATCTAGTAGCAGAGCAATTACAAAAAGAAGATGGAGTCAAATATCCAAAAAGTTCAACTAAACGATTGCCGATTGCAGGCGGAGAAGTGGGCGGTTCAAAAGGTTTTGAAACCTTTATGGCTGACCGCGTCCAACAAGCAGGCAGCATGGGCTTAACAGCTGATGCAATGCGTATGCTCGTAAGTCGCTACGGTGCGAATGTCGATAAAGTGTTGCATTTCTATACAGCTGGCCTCGACGAAGCGACAGACGCGGATCTTGATCCATTAGTGTACGCGATGTTGCGTTATTCAGTAGAATACGAATCCGCCTATAAGCCAATTGACTTCTTTATCCGTCGTACCGGAGCGTTGTTCTTCGATATCCACTGGGTCCATGCACATAAAGAATCAGTCACTGCTTATATGAGCAAAATCTTTAATTGGACCGAAGAACAAACTACAGATTACCGCGATGAATTGGAAGGCTTGCTTTATGAAGCAACGCATCCAGTTGAAGTATCTTCTCAAAGCTTAAGCTAAAAAACGATCCCGCCTGAAATCCGTAAATGGATTTCAGGCGGGATTTTTATGTAGAAAACACCTTTTTTCTAACTCATGTTATAGTAAAATTAAAAGAAGGACTATTCTGAATTCTGGAGGAGCGATGAATATGAGCAACGCTGAATTAATGGAAACCTATGAAACGTCTTTACACCAATTAGCGGGACACGGACCGAGAAACGTAGCAGTTTTAAAGGATGTCTTTGAGTCAATCGATGGCCATTTAAAGAGTGATAATTATGGAAGTGGTCCAGTTATTGAAGGTTTCCAAGAACAAATGGCGGAATTTTTAGGAAAACAATCAGCGGTGTTTTTTCCAAGTGGAACAATGGCACAGCAAATCGCTTTGCGAATTTGGTGTGATCAACAAGGCATCAAAAAAGTTGCTTATCATCCATTGAGTCATTTGGAAATTCATGAAGAAGACGGATTAAAGGAATTGCATGGCATTGAAACGATTCTTTTAGCTGATAAAGGCCGTGTGATTGAATTAGCAGACGTGTTGTCTATGGATGAAAAAATTGCTTGTTTGTTATTGGAATTGCCGCAACGCGAAATTGGTGGTCAGCTGCCTAGTTTTGAAACACTTGAGGCAATTTCAGCATACTGTCGCGAACAAGGCATTAAGCTGCATTTAGACGGTGCACGTATTTTGGAGTGCTTGCCTTATTATCAGAAGACTATTAAAGAAGTATGTGATTTATTTGATTCTGTATATTTATCCATGTATAAGGGCATCGGTGGAATCGCTGGAGCCATTTTGGCGGGGGATCAAGACTTTATGGCCCTATCAAAGATCTGGAAAAAGCGTCACGGTGGCGATTTAATTTCATTGTATCCGTATATTTTGAGTGCAGAAACGTATTTCGCGCAACGCAAAGATCGCATGGCTGCATATTATGAGAACGCTGTTGAATTGGCTTCGTTTTTTAATAGGTGTACTGGGATTTCCACGATTCCAACCGTGCCAGTTACGAATATGTTTCATGTGCATTTTCAAGACACGGCAGAGCAAATCGCGCCTCTATTGAGTCAAGTTCAGCAGATGATGAATATTGGACTGACAAGGTATTTAAGGGCTGAAAATACAGGTTGTTCATTTGAACTAAGTATCGGAGATCAATACGAAAAAATTCCAAAAGGTAAAGTCATTGTCACATTCGAGTGGTTAGCCGAGAAAATGCGGAATGAATTTAACCAAAAGCTTTAAAGAAAGCTCTTCAAAGCTTTTTCTACTAATTAAACAGTAGGTGAAGTAGGACGTTTAGAAACCCTCTACGGATTAAAAAATTAGAAAAAATGGCGGTGATCGGGTAATGTGGATTCAGCAGAAAAGTGGATGGCAAATAGCGACGTTAAGCGGAGCTTTAAGTGTCCTCATTTACATGGCTCACGTCATTATGGGCAGTGTGTTATGGGACGGTTACAGTCACGTCAGACAGACGATTAGTGAACTGACCGGCAACGGAGCACCAGACGCCGAAATGCTGAGGGTCTTTACCATTGGCTACGGACTGCTTGCGCTGCTTTTTTCAGTTACTGTCTATGTGTTATTCCGCAAATACCAAGTTCAAAAAACTGCGCAGTTGGGAGCTATACTTTTGATTGTGATGTACATAGCTTCGTTGATTGGCTTTGGGTTATTTCCATTAGAGCAAGGAGGCGATGTCCTGACTTTTGGCAACTTTATGCATTTGGCAATAACTGCGATCGTTTTGATTGCAACAGTGGGTGCTTTGTTTATGATGGGTCATGGCCTGTTGCTGACCAAAAACTTTCGCGGCATCGGACAGTTTACACTAGCTTGTGCCATTGTAATTGTCTTAGCAGGCATCGCAACTCCATTCGTTTTAAACAGCGATTTTCCCTATCCAGGGCTGCTCGAACGTCTATTAATCTTCACTTTTCAACTATGGATGTTCGTCTTATCTATCTATCTCTTCAGATTACCTAAAATTATGGATATGGAATTAAAGCGTGTCGGCCTTGTGGAAATTTACAAAGAGCGATGAAAGACTTTAGTGCAGCAGTAAAAGCAATTGCCGCCGAACGTTAAAACTAGCGTTCACAACGATTTTGTGATCCACATCATTGCTACTATTTCATGCACTCGGTCCTATTCGGAAAATTTACAAAAAGTTAAACAAATTTCACATAATGTCCTGCGATAATGGGTAAAGAAGTATATTGAACGGCAACGACAGTTTGCCAAGTTGAAACTAGGGGATGAGCAGATGAGAAAGATGAACCGAGGAATGATTACTTCATTAAGTGCGATTGCTGCGGCACAAGCATTAAAAATCGTCACTCACAAAACCGTGACAGGTCAATGGGATTGGAGACAGGCCTTTACAACAGGTGGCATGCCAAGCTCCCACTCAGCTGGTGTTTCAGCACTCGCCTCGTACGTAGCTGCCAATAAAGGCGCACGTCATACAGAGACAGCCCTTGCAATCGTATTTGGTGTTATCGTGATGTACGACGCACAAGGAATACGTCGCCATACTGGAGAAATTGCTCGACTAGTGAATGAATTAGAAGACAGCTTTGTGAAATTCTCAGGCGAATTTCCAAGCTTTGAATTTGTGGAGCGTGAAAAAGACTTGAAAGAGTTGCTTGGTCACCAGCCGGTTGAGGTAGTAGCTGGAGCAGCTTTTGGAACAATTCTTGGCTTGGTGTCAGCCGCAATCGAGAACCGTGTACGTGAAATCGAAGAAAAAGAAAAACGTTCAAAATCTCAACTGGCATACGATGGTCGTGGCCGCAGATCGACAAGAGCATAGAAAAAAATACAGCCATTCCACTGGAATGGCTGTATTTTTCTGTCCAAATTATGTGACCGCACCTCGGA is part of the Planococcus kocurii genome and encodes:
- a CDS encoding CpsD/CapB family tyrosine-protein kinase encodes the protein MVGQQKKPEVKNRKLITFTNPKSRVSEQFRTLRTNIHFTSPDGDIRSLVVTSASHSEGKSTTASNLAIVFAQEGKRVLFIDADMRKPTMHHTFNIANTRGLSTVLSRQIALKMAIQPAEIKNLDLLPSGPIPPNPAELLSSNHMDFLLEHALDTYDLLIFDTPPVLSVTDSVILANKCEGTILVVNSGKTEKAYALKAKEAITTATKARLLGAVLNNVKVQQESDYGQYYGVER
- a CDS encoding GDYXXLXY domain-containing protein, with amino-acid sequence MKTWLFPIVQTAVVLILLVSYYAASWFGEQYVLRAEPFDPVDPFYGEYVALQYPDLQSASINNDDSVYFTLKSADDGYAVIDRIENEAFFGAIKGSVYNGNVTAPQLEQFYVEQGMGPQLEAARDLQVTIDVSRWGTLRPISLQQRTK
- a CDS encoding DUF2157 domain-containing protein, with the translated sequence MDMEKKIKQWQQASLIDQDTVDRLLAFEKRQPAPKKLPLLLMIGFIFFSLAVFSFIAANWQLIPDGAKVGLMLSLMWLFYSVAYFSEKKAFGYPLLFRVIGLAMFGATLLTVAQTFHFPLANSFLPWALFLATIAHYFYWRHVIYSFLGFFFGAAVLISFVPEIGWLEWSVFIVIAAAWFYFSRTFAPLAFSWMLLFASGFMLWILVDYNSTLWPIWTLFALVLLFAIIPENKQRMVRPLYLITAGMLIVVYLAIRGQTFIGLIDKSHFAEAVALAFAGIAVLLFSFFKFRSLMWIALPGTIGLLLYDETAIGLAVVAELGGLAYLIMAQRQNQPLGLGFVYFIVVQFVIYIIYAWERLDMSLFFLLGALLLFLLSAVAWWINRRKEGVTS
- a CDS encoding MBL fold metallo-hydrolase translates to MQMTKKGPIYQLTFMPRFFPINCYVVDEGKELTLIDAALGFTAKQILLSIKVMKKPLTQIVITHAHIDHLGALDAIKQEWPDVVVSMSSRDARLLAGDTSLLSGEPNLPIKGGIPKTIKTPPDRLLEEGDRIGSLEVISTPGHTPGSISLIDTRNRFLVAGDAFQTRGGIAVSGTVKILFPFPAFATWDKQVALESAHKIRQLTPQLLAVGHGQMIEKPLEAINLAILESEKNLYYKET
- a CDS encoding YciI family protein encodes the protein MRYFAVLLPMKDADKSQEFRAQHLAFLAAQRNSGQVVVNGKFVDGSGGLVIYRAESFANCEALVKADPYIVEGARKYEIFEWEAVWADNGT
- a CDS encoding glycerol-3-phosphate responsive antiterminator — protein: MHELKGVLPVLRNMKEFERLLNSDHEYIIFLEIRLAQLKQLVQVAKAANKKVILHVDLIQGLKTDAYGFEYLVREVKPDGVVSTRSNVISLAKKNKLLTIQRLFLLDSQALEHNIKLINQVKPDYIEILPGIIPSVIKEVFDKTGIPVIAGGLIRTKEDIQLAYDGGAKAISTSQPELWKI
- a CDS encoding MIP/aquaporin family protein, with protein sequence MTEFLAEVIGTMILIIFGGGVVAGAVLKDSKAENGGWVLITLAWGLAVTMGVYAVGNFSGAHLNPAVTLGLASVGDFPWAKVPVYIAAQILGAIFGAVIVFLNYLPHWRRTEDKAAKLAVFATGPAIRRPFSNLVSEIIGTAVLVMGLLFIGANDFTEGLNPLIVGALIVAIGMSLGGTTGYAINPARDLGPRIAHALLPIPGKGSSDWSYAWVPVVGPVFGGIYGALFYKAMFTGAYDLPFWVMSAVLLLVLFGAASVELRKEHTTADTIEEKIS
- the glpK gene encoding glycerol kinase GlpK, with the protein product MSKDYILSIDQGTTSSRAVLFNHKGEIVESSQQEFQQFFPKPGWVEHDANEIWTSVLACIAEVLRKSDISPSQIAGIGITNQRETTVVWDRHTGKPIYKAIVWQSRQTDGICTELKEQGLNEVFRKKTGLLIDAYFSGTKVKWILDNVEGAREKADNGDLMFGTIDTWLVYKLSGGKAHVTDYSNASRTLMYNIYDLEWDQELLDILTVPKSMLPEVRQSSEVYANTIDYHFFGHEVPIAGMAGDQQAALFGQACFEKGMAKNTYGTGCFMLMNTGEKGVDSEHGLLTTLAWGVDGKVEYALEGSIFVAGSAIQWLRDGLQIIENAPESENYAMQVDSTDGVYMVPAFVGLGTPYWDTDARGAVFGLTRGTTKAHFIRATLEALAYQTKDVVDVMIEDAGIELKTLRVDGGAVANDLLMQFQSDILDVPVERPVVQETTALGAAYLAGLAVGFWKDKEEIAQQWKIDKSFTCDMPVETSEKLYEGWKNAVAATRSFKPAK
- a CDS encoding glycerol-3-phosphate dehydrogenase/oxidase — encoded protein: MKFSSLNRNERYNQMKQSQLDVLVIGGGITGAGIALDASVRGMNVAVVEMQDFAAGTSSRSTKLVHGGLRYLKQFEVKMVAEVGKEREIVYENGPHVTTPEWMLLPFYKGGTFGPLSTNVGLRVYDFLAGVKKDERRKMLSKEETLRREPLLKKKDLKGGGYYVEYKTDDARLTMEVMKKAIEKGAMAMNYAKVKSFIYDNGKVVGIEVEDQINGTIHELFAKKIVNAAGPWVDTLRDEDHSKFGKTLQLTKGIHLVFDGRRFPLKQAIYFDMPDGRMAFAIPRQGKVYVGTTDTVYKQDIAHPTMTLEDRNYVLKAVDFMFPEVAITEQDVESSWAGLRPLVHEEGKDPSEISRKDEIFVSDSGLISIAGGKLTGYRKMGESIVNLVAEQLQKEDGVKYPKSSTKRLPIAGGEVGGSKGFETFMADRVQQAGSMGLTADAMRMLVSRYGANVDKVLHFYTAGLDEATDADLDPLVYAMLRYSVEYESAYKPIDFFIRRTGALFFDIHWVHAHKESVTAYMSKIFNWTEEQTTDYRDELEGLLYEATHPVEVSSQSLS
- a CDS encoding threonine aldolase family protein → MSNAELMETYETSLHQLAGHGPRNVAVLKDVFESIDGHLKSDNYGSGPVIEGFQEQMAEFLGKQSAVFFPSGTMAQQIALRIWCDQQGIKKVAYHPLSHLEIHEEDGLKELHGIETILLADKGRVIELADVLSMDEKIACLLLELPQREIGGQLPSFETLEAISAYCREQGIKLHLDGARILECLPYYQKTIKEVCDLFDSVYLSMYKGIGGIAGAILAGDQDFMALSKIWKKRHGGDLISLYPYILSAETYFAQRKDRMAAYYENAVELASFFNRCTGISTIPTVPVTNMFHVHFQDTAEQIAPLLSQVQQMMNIGLTRYLRAENTGCSFELSIGDQYEKIPKGKVIVTFEWLAEKMRNEFNQKL
- a CDS encoding DUF998 domain-containing protein codes for the protein MWIQQKSGWQIATLSGALSVLIYMAHVIMGSVLWDGYSHVRQTISELTGNGAPDAEMLRVFTIGYGLLALLFSVTVYVLFRKYQVQKTAQLGAILLIVMYIASLIGFGLFPLEQGGDVLTFGNFMHLAITAIVLIATVGALFMMGHGLLLTKNFRGIGQFTLACAIVIVLAGIATPFVLNSDFPYPGLLERLLIFTFQLWMFVLSIYLFRLPKIMDMELKRVGLVEIYKER
- a CDS encoding divergent PAP2 family protein, encoding MRKMNRGMITSLSAIAAAQALKIVTHKTVTGQWDWRQAFTTGGMPSSHSAGVSALASYVAANKGARHTETALAIVFGVIVMYDAQGIRRHTGEIARLVNELEDSFVKFSGEFPSFEFVEREKDLKELLGHQPVEVVAGAAFGTILGLVSAAIENRVREIEEKEKRSKSQLAYDGRGRRSTRA